One Candidatus Ornithobacterium hominis genomic region harbors:
- a CDS encoding c-type cytochrome translates to MKNLSIIFIFTSFLASCSGPERSPSPVFMPDMYYSDAYEPYAKSTAGYPNDKKESEVYALNNHGMSSLIPVEGTVPKNEIETLPYELPNSNEGYLASMNLESPLNPSNAKSNIARGEKLYNQACAACHGVVGDGQGPIVQSGAYLGVPNYKDRQITVGSVYHVIMHGRNAMGSYASHFTDGDRWRVAEYVMELKNK, encoded by the coding sequence ATGAAAAATTTATCAATTATTTTTATATTTACCTCATTTCTAGCGAGTTGCTCAGGTCCTGAGAGAAGTCCGAGTCCTGTTTTTATGCCAGATATGTATTATTCTGATGCTTACGAACCTTACGCAAAGTCAACAGCAGGTTATCCTAATGATAAAAAGGAAAGTGAAGTCTATGCATTGAACAATCATGGAATGTCTTCTTTGATTCCTGTAGAAGGTACAGTTCCTAAAAATGAAATAGAAACACTTCCATACGAATTACCAAATTCAAATGAAGGCTATTTAGCTTCAATGAATTTAGAGTCTCCATTAAATCCTTCAAATGCTAAATCAAACATAGCAAGAGGAGAGAAGTTATACAATCAAGCCTGTGCTGCATGCCACGGTGTTGTAGGAGATGGGCAAGGTCCTATTGTGCAGTCTGGCGCTTATCTAGGTGTGCCAAATTATAAAGACCGTCAAATTACGGTAGGATCAGTTTACCATGTCATCATGCATGGTAGAAATGCCATGGGTTCTTATGCTTCTCACTTTACAGATGGGGACAGATGGAGAGTAGCAGAATATGTAATGGAATTAAAAAACAAATAA
- a CDS encoding DUF3341 domain-containing protein yields MNTNKIYGLYGDDDVLLNAVKSFMNEGVKINEVYTPFPVHGLDKALGLRKTRISDLAFVYGAYGLILMIIITWYMMIYDWPQDIGGKPSFTWGENATAFAVPMFEFTVFCAAHFMSITYLIRCGLYPGAKAKNPDPRTTDDKFLIEIESNQVDKVKDLFVETGAEEVSVRRFIKA; encoded by the coding sequence ATGAATACAAATAAAATATATGGACTCTATGGTGATGATGATGTGTTGCTGAACGCAGTTAAATCATTCATGAATGAAGGAGTAAAAATAAATGAAGTTTATACACCATTTCCTGTACATGGGCTAGACAAAGCTTTAGGTCTTAGAAAAACAAGAATTTCAGATTTAGCCTTTGTATATGGAGCTTATGGTCTTATTTTGATGATTATCATTACATGGTATATGATGATTTATGATTGGCCACAAGATATCGGGGGCAAACCAAGTTTTACTTGGGGTGAAAATGCAACAGCTTTTGCTGTACCTATGTTTGAATTTACTGTGTTTTGTGCAGCTCACTTTATGTCAATTACTTATTTGATAAGATGTGGATTGTACCCAGGAGCAAAAGCTAAAAACCCAGATCCGCGAACTACTGATGATAAATTCTTAATAGAAATTGAATCGAATCAAGTAGATAAAGTTAAAGATTTGTTTGTAGAAACAGGAGCAGAAGAAGTTTCTGTAAGAAGATTTATAAAAGCTTAA
- the nrfD gene encoding NrfD/PsrC family molybdoenzyme membrane anchor subunit — protein MSGHYESPIREPLITGHKTYHDITEDIARPVESKAGKLWWIAFSLAMVAFLYGFGCIAYTIGTGIGVWGLNRTINWAWDITNFVWWVGIGHAGTLISAVLLLFRQKWRLSINRSAEAMTIFAVVQAGLFPVIHMGRPWVGYWVFPIPNNFGSLWVNFNSPLFWDVLAISTYLSVSVVFWYMGLIPDFAMLRDRATKPVAKKMYSILSFGWGGNAKHWQRFEELSLVLAGLATPLVFSVHTTVSFDFATSVIKGWHSTIYPPYFVAGAIFSGFAMVQTLLGVARKVVGLEDYITRKHIEYMNIVILVTGGMVTVAYLTEFFVAWYSGSRYEDFTYFTVGAATGPYWWAFWLLILCNVLIPMSLWYRPLRRNFLWTFIVSIVINIGMWFERFDIIVINLSRDYLPSTWTMFVPSFVDVGIFLGTIGFFFVLFLLYARTFPVIAQAELKTALKSSGESYKKHHVEHKHNEHEYK, from the coding sequence ATGTCAGGTCATTACGAATCACCGATTAGGGAACCGCTTATTACAGGTCATAAGACCTATCACGATATCACGGAAGATATTGCAAGGCCGGTAGAAAGTAAAGCAGGGAAATTATGGTGGATAGCCTTTAGTTTAGCAATGGTTGCTTTTCTATATGGTTTTGGATGTATAGCATACACTATAGGTACAGGAATAGGCGTCTGGGGGCTCAATAGAACCATTAACTGGGCTTGGGATATAACCAACTTTGTATGGTGGGTAGGTATAGGGCATGCAGGGACACTGATTTCTGCAGTTTTACTATTGTTCAGACAAAAATGGAGATTATCAATTAATCGTTCTGCAGAGGCAATGACTATTTTCGCCGTAGTACAGGCAGGACTTTTCCCTGTAATTCATATGGGAAGACCTTGGGTTGGTTATTGGGTGTTTCCTATTCCAAATAATTTTGGTTCTCTGTGGGTTAACTTTAATTCACCTTTATTTTGGGATGTACTAGCAATTTCGACGTATCTTTCTGTATCTGTTGTATTTTGGTACATGGGATTGATTCCAGACTTTGCAATGCTAAGAGATCGAGCTACCAAACCTGTTGCCAAAAAAATGTATTCAATCTTAAGTTTTGGCTGGGGGGGAAATGCTAAGCATTGGCAGCGATTTGAAGAATTATCTTTGGTATTAGCAGGCTTAGCAACACCATTGGTATTCTCTGTTCATACGACAGTATCTTTTGACTTTGCAACATCAGTGATTAAAGGATGGCACTCTACGATTTACCCACCTTATTTCGTTGCTGGAGCAATTTTCTCAGGATTCGCTATGGTTCAAACTTTATTGGGTGTGGCAAGAAAAGTAGTCGGGTTAGAAGACTACATTACGAGAAAACACATCGAGTATATGAACATCGTTATACTAGTAACGGGAGGTATGGTAACTGTCGCTTACTTAACAGAGTTTTTTGTAGCTTGGTATAGTGGTAGCAGATATGAAGATTTCACCTATTTCACCGTAGGGGCAGCAACGGGACCATATTGGTGGGCGTTTTGGCTATTGATTTTGTGTAATGTATTAATACCAATGTCTTTATGGTATAGACCGTTGAGAAGAAATTTCTTATGGACATTTATTGTTTCAATAGTAATTAATATTGGAATGTGGTTTGAACGATTTGATATTATCGTTATTAACTTGAGCCGTGATTATTTACCATCTACGTGGACGATGTTTGTGCCAAGTTTTGTAGATGTAGGTATATTCTTAGGAACCATTGGATTCTTTTTCGTATTGTTTTTATTATATGCAAGGACATTCCCTGTTATTGCTCAAGCGGAGTTAAAGACAGCTTTGAAATCGTCTGGAGAAAGCTATAAAAAACATCATGTTGAACATAAGCATAATGAACATGAATACAAATAA
- a CDS encoding TAT-variant-translocated molybdopterin oxidoreductase: MASKKKYRGSIEELLNDSLTEQLSANEFQEEIPVEDFLGDKKSLETSKTTRRDFLKYLGFSTAAATLAACEAPVVKSVPYVVKPNDVIPGLPTYYASTMFDGFDFANVLVRTREGRPIRIDPNREAGFLGNANARVQASVLSLYDSNRLKDPMVNGEKSDWSSVDALIRKQLTGLNGKKAYLVTPSFPSPSTKYLINKFASKYNVEHVVFDAVDYSPALDAAEEIFGKRELPLCDLTDTELVVGFNSDFLNLHNGVSLESSYSKANQPGDNMLRHIQVESNLSQTGANADSRFPLKPSQVYKVLADVYKSLNGGTAATAEGKVIAAELKAKGSKALVLADGNKEAHVLANLINQKLNSNAFKGQSILLKESNQTIFKAFINSTKSGNTGLVMFFDCDPVAHSYYGPILKESLKSIPVSVALATHNNETVKSVNVIAPTNHWLESWGDFLPISGFYTLQQPTIKALFNTRQFQNSLIQWIGDSDILNNAAIAENNVAQPNDSLANDNNLVTLEKIKKDGNLDLYYNFLKKSSAAYLNGLEFNRALYNGFVDISTNEDVETLAYVGGDADEAVNKLSQAQESQWELQLYTKVGMGDGRQASNPWLQELPDPITRTSWDNYITINPLDAEELGIDMWNYGNDRNGRMQLNGVYYNLKVNGQSIKAPVFVQPGQARGSLGIALGYGVSGKIAEANGLDKIGVNAYPLYKDGELTASVESFDLAEGKHEFANIQMMNTLMGRYEIAREATLEQFLNEDPKEWNEQPTMDTFAGKNTPVNKVTLWRDFDRSEGPHFNLSIDLNSCTGCAACIIACHAENNVPVVGKEEIRMSRDMHWLRIDRYYSDHMQEVQPERYPYTQKEALEDTNYNEPSQYKVLVKPATENPDVIFQPMMCQHCNHAPCETVCPVAATSHGRQGQNQMAYNRCVGTRYCANNCPYKVRRFNWFNYSGNDKFDFHMNNDLGRMVLNPDVVVRQRGVMEKCSMCIQMTQASILEAKKNGRRVKDEEFQTACSNACPTNAIVFGDINDAEAAVTRLKKDKRKYEVLEEVGTKPNVFYHVKVRNRKNV, translated from the coding sequence ATGGCTTCGAAAAAAAAATATAGAGGTAGTATAGAGGAGTTACTAAACGATAGCTTGACTGAACAGCTTTCTGCAAATGAGTTTCAAGAAGAAATTCCAGTAGAAGACTTTTTGGGAGATAAAAAAAGTTTAGAGACTTCTAAAACAACAAGAAGGGATTTCTTAAAATATTTAGGATTCAGTACAGCGGCAGCAACACTGGCAGCTTGCGAGGCACCTGTAGTCAAATCAGTGCCTTACGTAGTGAAGCCTAATGATGTAATCCCAGGATTACCAACTTATTATGCTTCAACCATGTTTGATGGATTTGATTTTGCAAATGTGTTGGTAAGAACGCGTGAGGGTAGACCGATTAGAATAGATCCTAATCGAGAAGCTGGGTTTTTAGGCAATGCCAATGCTCGCGTGCAAGCTTCGGTCTTGTCGCTTTATGACTCAAATCGCTTGAAAGACCCAATGGTAAATGGCGAAAAAAGTGATTGGAGCTCAGTAGATGCTTTAATTCGTAAACAGCTTACAGGATTAAATGGTAAAAAAGCTTATTTAGTTACACCGTCGTTTCCTTCTCCTTCTACAAAATATTTAATCAATAAATTTGCATCTAAATATAATGTGGAGCATGTCGTGTTTGATGCAGTTGACTATTCACCTGCTTTGGATGCGGCTGAGGAAATTTTTGGTAAAAGAGAACTTCCTTTGTGTGATTTGACTGATACAGAGTTGGTAGTTGGTTTTAATTCAGATTTCTTAAACTTACACAATGGTGTTTCTTTAGAATCTTCGTATTCAAAAGCTAATCAACCTGGCGATAATATGCTGCGACATATTCAGGTAGAAAGTAATTTGAGTCAGACGGGAGCCAATGCAGACAGTAGATTTCCTCTAAAGCCATCTCAAGTTTATAAGGTTTTAGCAGATGTTTATAAATCTTTAAATGGCGGAACTGCTGCAACAGCAGAAGGAAAAGTGATTGCTGCTGAATTGAAAGCAAAAGGGTCAAAAGCTCTTGTTTTAGCTGATGGAAACAAAGAAGCGCACGTGTTAGCTAATTTAATTAATCAAAAGCTGAATTCAAATGCTTTCAAAGGACAATCTATTCTGTTAAAAGAAAGTAATCAGACTATTTTTAAAGCCTTTATAAATTCTACTAAATCAGGAAATACAGGTTTAGTAATGTTTTTTGATTGTGATCCTGTTGCACATTCTTATTATGGGCCGATTTTGAAAGAATCTCTCAAGAGTATCCCAGTTTCTGTAGCTTTAGCAACGCACAATAATGAAACAGTAAAAAGTGTAAACGTTATCGCACCAACCAATCACTGGTTAGAAAGTTGGGGTGATTTTTTACCGATTTCAGGTTTTTATACTTTACAACAACCAACAATAAAAGCATTATTTAATACGAGACAATTTCAAAATTCATTAATTCAGTGGATTGGTGATTCAGATATTTTAAATAATGCAGCTATTGCTGAAAATAATGTTGCGCAGCCAAATGATTCGTTAGCAAATGACAATAATCTTGTAACTTTAGAAAAAATTAAAAAAGATGGAAATTTAGATCTTTATTATAATTTCTTGAAGAAGTCAAGTGCTGCTTATCTTAATGGTTTAGAATTTAATCGCGCTTTATACAACGGATTTGTTGATATTTCTACAAATGAAGATGTAGAAACTTTAGCATATGTAGGAGGAGATGCAGATGAAGCCGTTAATAAGTTAAGTCAAGCTCAAGAAAGTCAATGGGAGCTACAACTTTATACTAAAGTAGGAATGGGAGATGGTAGACAAGCAAGCAATCCTTGGTTGCAAGAATTACCAGATCCAATTACTCGAACTTCTTGGGATAATTATATTACCATCAACCCATTAGATGCTGAAGAATTAGGTATTGATATGTGGAATTATGGGAATGACCGAAATGGAAGAATGCAGCTCAATGGCGTTTACTACAACCTTAAGGTAAATGGGCAGAGCATCAAAGCACCTGTTTTTGTGCAGCCAGGTCAAGCAAGAGGTTCTTTAGGTATAGCGTTAGGTTATGGTGTTTCAGGTAAAATAGCTGAAGCAAATGGTTTAGATAAGATTGGTGTAAATGCATACCCGCTGTACAAAGATGGCGAACTTACGGCTTCAGTAGAGTCTTTTGATTTAGCAGAAGGAAAACATGAATTTGCAAATATTCAGATGATGAATACACTGATGGGGCGTTACGAAATTGCACGTGAGGCTACATTAGAGCAATTTTTGAATGAAGATCCTAAAGAATGGAATGAGCAGCCAACGATGGACACCTTTGCTGGAAAAAATACACCAGTAAATAAAGTGACTTTATGGCGTGACTTTGATCGTTCTGAGGGGCCACACTTTAATCTATCGATAGATTTAAATTCATGTACTGGTTGTGCAGCTTGTATCATTGCTTGTCATGCAGAAAATAATGTGCCAGTAGTAGGTAAAGAAGAAATTAGAATGTCTCGTGATATGCATTGGTTGAGAATAGATCGATACTACTCAGATCACATGCAAGAAGTTCAACCAGAAAGATATCCATATACGCAAAAAGAAGCTCTAGAAGATACGAATTACAATGAACCTTCACAATATAAAGTTTTAGTGAAGCCAGCAACGGAAAATCCAGATGTGATTTTCCAGCCAATGATGTGCCAACATTGTAATCATGCGCCTTGTGAAACAGTTTGTCCTGTAGCAGCCACTTCACATGGTCGTCAAGGTCAAAATCAAATGGCCTATAACAGATGTGTAGGAACTAGATATTGTGCCAATAACTGCCCATATAAAGTTCGCCGTTTCAACTGGTTCAACTATTCAGGAAATGATAAATTTGATTTCCATATGAACAATGATTTGGGTCGAATGGTTCTAAACCCTGATGTCGTTGTACGGCAAAGAGGAGTGATGGAAAAATGCTCTATGTGTATTCAAATGACACAAGCTAGCATTTTAGAAGCTAAGAAAAATGGTAGACGGGTGAAGGATGAAGAGTTCCAAACAGCTTGTAGCAACGCTTGCCCTACCAACGCTATTGTGTTTGGTGATATAAACGATGCAGAAGCAGCGGTTACAAGATTGAAGAAAGATAAGAGAAAATACGAAGTTTTAGAAGAGGTGGGTACAAAACCAAATGTATTTTACCATGTGAAAGTTCGTAATCGTAAAAATGTTTAA
- a CDS encoding c-type cytochrome has protein sequence MIIWGNFKLKQMASALLIVLFSVSFAQEAEVNGDPAKGESLYNANCAACHALDKRMVGPALGGILERLQQEQGLGRDWLHSWIKDNAALRESGDEYAIEVYEEYNQIAMMPFPQLSEQDIDDILAYTSKPSAEEEEKVEDAAVAAAVDKKEDSDGASTGVILIGFAVISVLLIWILFRVNYLYKLTAEEAILGEAEAELFSLKKSFEKYSKFAYSLMGVLSLFVLYALWNIMLAVGVDKGYQPEQPIYFSHKIHAGEQGIDCQMCHTSAKYGKVSGIPTTNVCMNCHYQIQEYKGEYIEEGKSKDFYTKEIQKIYVSAGFNPQDLTYNEDSKPIEWTRIHNMPDFVYFNHAQHVVAGEQAIKDAKNVEQVCFACHGRVDQMDEVRMEKDFTMGWCIECHRATEVDMNNEYNKEYYAQLHEKLKKEYGKQATITVDAIGGLECGKCHY, from the coding sequence ATGATTATATGGGGGAATTTTAAATTAAAACAAATGGCTTCGGCTCTGCTAATCGTGCTGTTTAGTGTTAGCTTTGCACAAGAAGCTGAAGTAAATGGAGACCCAGCAAAGGGAGAAAGTTTGTATAATGCTAACTGTGCAGCTTGCCATGCTTTAGATAAACGCATGGTCGGTCCAGCATTGGGTGGTATTTTAGAGAGACTGCAACAAGAGCAAGGCTTAGGTAGAGATTGGTTGCATTCGTGGATAAAGGATAATGCAGCGCTACGAGAATCGGGTGATGAGTATGCGATTGAGGTTTACGAAGAGTATAATCAGATCGCTATGATGCCTTTCCCGCAATTAAGTGAACAAGATATTGATGATATCCTAGCCTATACTAGTAAACCATCGGCAGAAGAGGAGGAAAAAGTGGAAGATGCCGCTGTAGCAGCAGCAGTTGATAAGAAAGAAGATTCAGATGGGGCCTCAACGGGAGTGATTCTTATAGGTTTTGCTGTAATCTCAGTATTATTGATTTGGATTTTATTCAGAGTTAATTATTTGTATAAATTAACGGCTGAAGAAGCTATTTTAGGAGAGGCGGAAGCGGAGTTGTTTTCATTAAAAAAATCTTTTGAGAAGTATAGTAAATTTGCTTACTCACTGATGGGTGTTTTGTCTTTATTCGTATTATATGCGCTTTGGAATATTATGTTAGCGGTAGGAGTAGATAAGGGTTATCAGCCAGAGCAGCCGATTTATTTTTCTCATAAGATTCATGCTGGAGAACAAGGTATTGATTGTCAAATGTGCCATACCAGTGCAAAATATGGTAAGGTTTCAGGAATTCCGACCACCAATGTTTGTATGAATTGCCATTATCAGATTCAAGAATATAAAGGCGAATATATAGAAGAGGGTAAGAGTAAAGATTTTTACACCAAAGAAATTCAAAAAATTTATGTATCGGCAGGGTTTAATCCGCAAGATTTAACTTATAATGAGGATTCTAAGCCAATAGAGTGGACGCGAATTCACAACATGCCAGACTTTGTTTACTTTAATCACGCTCAGCACGTAGTGGCTGGAGAGCAAGCGATAAAGGATGCGAAAAATGTAGAACAGGTGTGTTTTGCTTGCCATGGTAGAGTTGACCAAATGGATGAAGTTCGAATGGAAAAAGACTTTACAATGGGGTGGTGTATTGAATGCCACAGAGCAACAGAAGTTGATATGAATAACGAGTATAATAAAGAGTATTATGCACAGCTTCATGAGAAACTTAAAAAAGAATATGGAAAACAAGCAACTATAACCGTTGATGCAATTGGTGGCTTGGAATGTGGAAAATGTCATTATTAA
- a CDS encoding SPOR domain-containing protein — translation MKHLISCVLFLFSFSVWAQNYAIDSLSGGEYRIESIAALDSIISSSVMATCSRPQSNINSETNSDIDICARTPKVLGYKIQILYTKDRGVAERTLANFSRSYPNLMGEMQYSRPDYRVLIGDFFTKQSAAADLSRVKKAYPGAMLVQWRVFCRRAK, via the coding sequence ATGAAGCACCTTATAAGCTGTGTCTTATTTTTATTTAGTTTTTCGGTTTGGGCACAAAATTATGCTATAGATAGCCTAAGCGGAGGAGAGTATCGGATTGAAAGCATTGCGGCTTTAGATTCCATTATTTCCTCTAGTGTAATGGCAACATGTAGCAGACCTCAATCAAACATTAATAGCGAGACAAATTCTGATATCGATATTTGTGCTAGAACGCCAAAGGTTTTAGGGTATAAAATCCAAATTCTTTACACCAAAGATCGCGGTGTTGCTGAAAGAACTTTGGCCAACTTCTCTAGAAGTTACCCAAACTTAATGGGTGAAATGCAGTATTCTAGACCTGATTATCGGGTACTAATAGGTGATTTTTTTACCAAGCAATCTGCTGCTGCAGATTTGTCTCGTGTCAAGAAAGCTTACCCAGGTGCGATGCTAGTCCAATGGAGGGTGTTTTGCCGAAGAGCTAAATGA
- the dnaG gene encoding DNA primase, translating to MISRKTIDEIFSTARVEEVIGEFISLKKSGSNFKGLSPFSNEKTPSFIVSPAKQIWKDFSSGKGGTVVSFLMEHEQYTYPEALTWLARRYQIEIEEDGSADPEQLKKTKEKETLFLISKKAQDFFRQQLLETQEGKNIGGAYFREREISKESIDEFGLGYSPEQWDALAQHLLAQGYNFVQLEAAGLVVGNENRPIDRFRDRVIFPIHSFSGRILGFAGRVLKSNKKVAKYLNSPETEIYHKSEILYGIYQAKQEIIRKNQCILVEGYTDVISLHQKGVKNVVASSGTALTPEQIRLIKRLTKNIILIYDGDNAGVKATQRSVDLILEQDLDVRIVNLPAEHDPDSFAKEYEGEEITNYIEENSLSFLDYQLKPYQNKNLSVGEQSAMIDKSVSSISLIASELKQELLIREMASITGLSEDILFRSLAKARIETHRKTFQSANKNKLEENELKSKQHAINPYFIVEEEIIKTILSFGQETITFEIEEEGEVKILESKVQNEIIEQLREDDISFEHQHYKGILENIIAFLSKGDNLVQSLLFDEESEMQSIVSQMILEPYQLSNWKKMGMVIPGKKDNLKSHVENLILNYKKLVLQERINHSQEDLKNEELTPLEQQKVLEKIIFYNQILRQINIKLGRVV from the coding sequence ATGATTTCTAGAAAAACCATTGATGAGATTTTTTCAACTGCACGGGTAGAGGAAGTAATAGGTGAATTTATAAGCCTTAAAAAATCTGGGAGTAATTTCAAGGGACTTTCACCTTTCAGTAACGAGAAAACACCATCGTTTATTGTTTCGCCCGCCAAGCAAATCTGGAAGGATTTCAGTAGTGGCAAAGGAGGCACAGTCGTCAGTTTTTTGATGGAGCATGAGCAGTATACTTATCCCGAGGCTTTGACTTGGCTCGCGCGTAGGTATCAGATTGAAATAGAAGAAGATGGAAGTGCGGATCCTGAGCAGCTAAAAAAAACGAAAGAAAAAGAAACACTTTTCTTAATTTCTAAAAAAGCACAAGATTTTTTCAGACAACAACTGCTAGAAACCCAAGAAGGTAAAAATATTGGAGGAGCCTATTTCCGTGAACGGGAGATAAGTAAAGAATCTATTGATGAATTTGGTTTGGGGTACTCGCCAGAGCAGTGGGATGCGCTTGCCCAGCATCTATTAGCGCAAGGCTATAATTTTGTTCAATTGGAAGCAGCAGGCTTAGTCGTAGGGAATGAAAATCGCCCGATAGACCGATTCAGAGATCGTGTGATTTTCCCGATCCATTCTTTCTCAGGAAGAATTTTAGGTTTTGCGGGAAGGGTCTTAAAGTCAAATAAAAAAGTAGCAAAATACCTTAATTCTCCTGAAACTGAAATTTATCATAAAAGTGAAATTCTTTATGGAATTTACCAAGCGAAACAAGAAATCATTAGAAAAAATCAATGTATTTTGGTGGAAGGCTACACCGATGTGATTTCGCTTCATCAAAAAGGGGTTAAAAATGTAGTGGCTAGTTCTGGTACAGCACTTACACCAGAGCAAATTCGCCTGATTAAGCGTTTGACCAAAAACATTATTTTAATATATGACGGAGATAATGCAGGAGTGAAGGCAACGCAACGCTCGGTTGATTTGATTTTAGAACAGGATTTGGACGTTCGGATTGTCAATCTCCCTGCAGAGCATGACCCTGATAGTTTTGCTAAAGAATATGAAGGTGAAGAGATTACTAATTATATCGAAGAAAATAGTCTTAGTTTTTTAGATTATCAGCTAAAGCCATATCAAAATAAAAATCTGAGTGTTGGTGAACAATCAGCGATGATTGATAAATCAGTCAGTAGTATCAGTTTAATTGCTAGTGAACTAAAACAAGAGCTACTAATAAGAGAAATGGCCAGTATAACTGGGTTGAGCGAAGATATTTTGTTTCGATCTTTAGCTAAAGCAAGAATAGAAACTCATCGCAAAACATTTCAATCGGCGAATAAAAATAAGCTTGAAGAAAATGAACTGAAAAGTAAACAACACGCTATAAACCCTTATTTCATCGTAGAAGAGGAAATCATCAAAACCATACTAAGTTTTGGGCAAGAAACAATCACGTTTGAAATCGAAGAGGAAGGAGAAGTTAAAATTTTAGAATCTAAGGTGCAAAATGAAATCATTGAACAACTACGAGAAGATGATATTTCGTTTGAACACCAACATTATAAGGGAATTTTAGAGAATATTATAGCGTTTTTGAGTAAAGGAGATAACTTAGTGCAAAGTTTGTTATTTGATGAAGAAAGCGAGATGCAATCGATTGTTTCTCAAATGATTTTAGAGCCCTACCAACTTTCAAACTGGAAAAAAATGGGTATGGTAATTCCTGGAAAAAAAGATAACCTCAAAAGCCATGTTGAAAATTTAATTCTGAATTATAAGAAACTTGTGCTCCAAGAGCGGATAAATCATAGTCAAGAGGATCTTAAAAATGAAGAATTAACACCTCTAGAACAACAAAAAGTCTTAGAAAAAATAATTTTTTACAATCAAATCCTAAGGCAAATTAATATAAAATTGGGTAGAGTAGTATAG
- a CDS encoding polyprenyl synthetase family protein gives MAKIVNTIKQPIDEEMKAFEKKFYASMKTNVSLLDRIMQYIVRRKGKQMRPMFVFLTAKMLGETTEKTYRGAALVELIHTATLVHDDVVDDSSIRRGYFSINALWKNKIAVLVGDYLLSKSVLLATDHQDFDLLTAVSNAIREMSEGELLQIEKARNLDITEDIYFEIIRQKTATLIAACCKIGALSVKSDENLAKKMHRFGELTGIAFQIKDDLFDYTSTNIIGKPVGIDIKEQKMTLPLIYSINTASKTEKKWLIRSVKKHNKNKKRVHEVIEYVKNHGGLNYAEQVMYDYRDKALRILDEFEDNEAKQSLKTLLNYVVERKH, from the coding sequence TTGGCTAAAATCGTTAATACCATCAAGCAACCCATTGATGAAGAAATGAAAGCGTTTGAGAAGAAGTTTTATGCTTCGATGAAAACGAACGTTTCTTTACTCGACCGAATCATGCAATACATCGTTCGCCGCAAAGGAAAACAAATGCGCCCGATGTTTGTTTTTTTGACGGCAAAAATGTTGGGGGAAACAACAGAAAAAACTTACCGTGGGGCGGCGCTCGTTGAGTTAATCCATACGGCAACACTGGTGCATGATGATGTGGTGGATGATAGCAGTATCCGCCGTGGTTATTTCTCCATCAATGCATTGTGGAAAAATAAAATTGCAGTATTAGTAGGAGATTATTTATTATCTAAAAGCGTTTTGCTAGCGACAGATCATCAAGATTTTGATTTATTAACCGCAGTCAGCAATGCCATCAGAGAAATGAGTGAGGGTGAATTGCTTCAAATCGAGAAAGCAAGAAATTTAGACATTACTGAAGATATTTATTTTGAAATTATCCGTCAAAAAACGGCAACGCTCATCGCAGCCTGTTGTAAAATTGGAGCTCTTTCGGTGAAATCTGATGAGAATTTAGCCAAAAAAATGCATCGATTTGGTGAATTGACAGGAATTGCTTTTCAAATCAAAGACGATTTGTTTGATTACACCAGTACCAACATTATAGGGAAGCCAGTAGGCATCGATATCAAAGAGCAAAAGATGACGTTGCCCTTGATTTATTCTATAAATACAGCTTCTAAAACTGAAAAAAAATGGCTGATTCGCTCGGTAAAAAAACATAATAAAAATAAAAAGCGAGTACATGAAGTTATAGAATACGTGAAAAATCATGGTGGATTGAATTATGCCGAACAAGTTATGTACGATTATCGAGACAAGGCTCTTCGCATTTTAGATGAATTTGAAGATAATGAAGCCAAACAATCGCTAAAAACTTTGCTAAACTACGTGGTAGAAAGAAAGCATTAG